The following proteins are co-located in the Fusobacteria bacterium ZRK30 genome:
- a CDS encoding TolC family protein has product MKKIMSLMLILMASSLWGSEKMTLNESLDMAYENNYEYQNVKIDRDNTDLQVREGYKSAAPRLDYRGGYTATGDENKVGMMDGSKSDQRLNHELGITQPIYNGGTVIAGIEIAKISQELMKYKLAKSKSQLKLEVIDAYLKVLAQAEVIKVYETSLEEVKVAFDQAERKYQLDLISKSDYLPLKTQVISTGTDLVEAQNQGAVYMIEFKNIIGMPIDRDIKLEELEFQKYDLDLIDVNEDINYALLNNKDSRISQLNTNIVEEQEKISRSDLLPQINARLAYSAEDRHLSDSMDDWYWTAGVEVNWRLFDFGKSWDAYTRSKNETRKAENTERKTLDDLEVNIRTNYIDVVKLNGSTETKEAELEASQENYDLQKRKYNEGIISITDYLIYETQLSDTKLSLIKTKLDYYYAYEKYLEDLK; this is encoded by the coding sequence ATGAAGAAGATAATGAGTTTGATGTTAATATTAATGGCATCTTCCCTATGGGGTTCAGAAAAGATGACTTTAAATGAGTCCCTGGATATGGCCTATGAAAATAACTATGAGTATCAAAATGTAAAGATTGACAGAGATAATACTGATCTACAGGTAAGGGAAGGGTACAAATCAGCTGCTCCCAGATTGGATTATAGAGGGGGATATACTGCTACAGGAGATGAAAATAAAGTTGGAATGATGGACGGAAGCAAGAGTGATCAAAGACTTAATCATGAACTGGGGATTACTCAGCCGATCTATAATGGTGGAACAGTAATTGCAGGGATTGAAATTGCCAAGATATCCCAGGAGCTGATGAAATATAAATTGGCTAAAAGTAAGAGTCAGTTAAAGTTAGAAGTTATAGATGCATATCTAAAGGTGTTGGCTCAGGCAGAAGTTATCAAGGTATACGAAACGTCCTTAGAGGAAGTTAAAGTTGCTTTTGATCAGGCAGAGAGAAAATATCAATTGGATCTAATATCTAAATCTGATTATCTGCCCCTTAAAACACAAGTTATATCTACAGGAACCGACTTGGTAGAAGCACAAAATCAGGGTGCAGTATATATGATTGAGTTTAAAAATATTATTGGGATGCCCATAGATAGAGATATAAAATTAGAGGAATTGGAGTTTCAAAAATATGATTTAGATCTGATAGATGTAAATGAAGATATAAATTATGCTCTTTTAAATAATAAAGATAGTCGAATATCTCAGTTGAATACTAATATAGTCGAGGAACAGGAAAAAATATCCAGATCAGATCTATTGCCGCAAATAAATGCAAGACTGGCTTATAGTGCTGAAGATAGACATTTGAGTGATTCTATGGATGACTGGTATTGGACTGCCGGTGTAGAAGTAAATTGGAGATTATTTGATTTTGGAAAATCCTGGGATGCCTATACAAGAAGTAAGAATGAGACTAGAAAAGCTGAAAATACAGAGAGAAAAACTTTGGATGATTTAGAAGTGAATATCAGAACCAACTATATTGATGTGGTTAAGTTAAATGGAAGTACAGAAACTAAGGAAGCTGAATTAGAAGCTTCACAGGAGAACTACGATCTGCAAAAAAGAAAATATAATGAAGGGATTATATCTATAACAGACTATTTGATCTATGAAACGCAGTTAAGTGATACTAAATTATCTCTGATTAAAACAAAGCTGGATTATTATTATGCATATGAAAAATATTTAGAAGATTTAAAGTAA
- a CDS encoding peptidylprolyl isomerase codes for MAIRSLRKKMRPVIWMITIGFFISMLTVIVSNISMGLKNKRYAFKVNGNKVAITELERGINNISNQYSQYFTTPMDREEAKILAVDNILTNEILKEIGDDLKVKVSSSEVKVKIGAIETQIPDKEQFKRMLSAQGYTKKSFERSIEDSILVEKTRDKIVEKTQISEDEKVAQYEKDRYSEYLGRTYEEAKPLIEKKLKETNGNKELIRLIEAAKKTVEIDDIRENYGNITPTVEFEENGFKITNIDIIKGALYQSFYGVKDFNEAKIKSMANIKNEIKLAKIAMDRGAKKDETLPTMNQIMDLKLQLVDNIKGNIVADDAEIKKFFNKNKEVYNVEASADANIINFVVNPTDLDMEEAKEKANKILKEVDAANFSEMAKKYSEGPSAPNGGDLGWFGKGQMIPEFETAAFKCEVGKVYPEVVKSKFGYHIIFVENKDEEKSQVKASHILIKVSSGEETLKKVMGTAKAVAEELKINKLNFEDATQKTYSKHKVSEYLDIKKDGYIKLLGYDDLLAKKIFESNLDEINVIKTEKGIYVFQKTKEIKFEEANFDKVKDRVVYDYKNQKLMEEMKKL; via the coding sequence ATGGCGATTAGAAGTTTGAGAAAAAAGATGAGACCTGTAATCTGGATGATTACAATAGGGTTTTTCATCTCAATGTTAACTGTAATAGTTAGTAATATCAGCATGGGGTTAAAGAATAAACGATACGCTTTTAAAGTAAATGGAAATAAGGTAGCAATTACTGAATTAGAAAGAGGGATCAATAATATCAGTAATCAATATAGTCAGTACTTTACAACTCCTATGGACAGGGAAGAAGCTAAGATATTAGCAGTAGATAACATCTTAACCAATGAAATTCTAAAAGAAATTGGGGATGATCTTAAAGTTAAGGTGAGTAGTTCAGAAGTTAAGGTAAAGATTGGTGCTATAGAAACACAAATTCCAGATAAGGAACAATTTAAAAGGATGTTAAGTGCACAAGGATATACGAAGAAGAGTTTTGAACGATCTATTGAAGATTCTATCTTAGTGGAAAAAACTAGAGATAAAATAGTTGAAAAGACACAAATTTCAGAAGATGAGAAAGTAGCTCAATATGAAAAAGACAGATACAGTGAGTATTTAGGTAGAACTTACGAGGAAGCAAAACCTCTCATCGAGAAAAAATTAAAGGAAACAAATGGAAATAAAGAGTTAATTAGGCTTATAGAGGCAGCTAAAAAAACAGTTGAAATAGATGATATCAGGGAAAATTATGGTAATATAACACCTACTGTAGAGTTTGAAGAAAATGGGTTTAAGATAACTAATATAGATATCATAAAAGGTGCACTGTACCAATCTTTTTATGGGGTTAAAGACTTTAATGAAGCAAAAATTAAATCTATGGCCAATATAAAAAATGAGATTAAGTTAGCAAAAATAGCGATGGATAGAGGTGCTAAAAAAGATGAAACTCTACCGACTATGAACCAGATAATGGATCTTAAATTACAGCTTGTAGATAATATCAAAGGAAATATTGTGGCTGATGATGCAGAGATCAAAAAGTTTTTTAATAAAAATAAAGAAGTCTATAATGTAGAGGCTAGTGCCGATGCAAATATAATTAATTTTGTTGTAAATCCAACAGATTTAGACATGGAAGAAGCTAAAGAAAAAGCCAATAAAATTTTAAAAGAAGTAGATGCAGCTAATTTTTCTGAGATGGCTAAAAAATACTCAGAGGGACCAAGTGCACCAAATGGCGGAGATTTAGGATGGTTTGGGAAAGGTCAGATGATTCCTGAATTTGAAACAGCAGCTTTTAAATGTGAAGTGGGAAAAGTATATCCAGAGGTTGTTAAATCTAAATTTGGATATCACATTATCTTTGTAGAAAATAAAGATGAGGAAAAATCTCAGGTTAAAGCGTCTCATATCCTAATAAAGGTAAGTTCAGGGGAAGAAACTTTAAAAAAGGTCATGGGAACTGCTAAAGCAGTAGCTGAAGAGTTAAAGATCAATAAATTAAATTTTGAAGATGCCACTCAAAAAACATATTCAAAGCATAAAGTTTCAGAATATTTAGATATAAAGAAAGATGGATATATCAAACTTTTAGGATATGATGATCTGTTGGCTAAAAAAATCTTTGAATCTAACTTAGATGAAATCAATGTAATAAAAACTGAAAAAGGAATCTATGTATTCCAAAAGACAAAGGAAATTAAATTTGAAGAAGCTAACTTTGATAAAGTAAAAGACAGAGTAGTCTATGATTACAAAAATCAGAAGTTAATGGAAGAGATGAAAAAATTATAG
- a CDS encoding efflux RND transporter permease subunit — protein sequence MAISSIAIKRPVSVIMLMITMVGMGLLGLKNMPVDLMPNMNVPVVMIQTTWIGATPEDMDSLVTRKIEEVMPNIEGIKEMNSTSSENISFVVLEFDYGTDTDKKVTDVQTELNNIRNDLPSDIDTPIVKKIQPGGETVIAVTVSAEDLISAKSLAENRIKPRFQQILGVGNVEVYGGYEKEVKVEVDPTKIESYGMNIDDLYNIIGQSSTNIPAGTVEEGGKRYLIKVMTELKTVEEVQNIVISNENGKVLYLKDVADVKLGNKDVESYNRMNGTPSISISVEKSTDGNSVSISDGVKEAMESLSQTLPADVKLSVSYDTSIDISNSINNVKNSAIAGLFLASIVLFIFLKDIRATIIIAMAIPLSIVGAFFLLNSIGVGLNIISLMGLSLGVGMLVDNGVVVLDNIYRHMTELKKPKFESSRDGASEMLVPIIASTATTVAVFLPIVMTEGLAKEVFFGMSWAVTFSLLASLLVAMTFVPMISNKILKEKVVEVQDGKLLTFVKKRYVKLLSLTLKHKLKTLLLVIVMFFAIVIPGIKIVGGGFIPATDDNVYVVTGETPPGVTLDKVDSITRRVEKILEADKYTKNIETSVETDGFSINVKLDLRKDRDKSVFEITDVIREKLKDIPDVDLNVADGYAKGPSSGGRDIELDLTSDNAGQLDSFAELVFAEMKNMPEIGDFKSSLTGGSPEARIVIDREKARYYGIRPADINKVIFYQVLGSNPIDLKTDLEEIEVNVMMPDEYRKSLSKLMTSKLKLDSGDIIQVSDVAYIKVVEGPAEKEKLNRIRKVTLSANLRGGNNSKTVEKLITEKIEELGVPNSVSYRFGGDNQRTAEMMVQLKNSMLIAIFLIFVILASQFESLVLPFIIMGSVPLSIMGVYAGLIVTGKEFNVMVMVGIIMLAGIVVNNALVLIDYIKLLIARGSERRTAVLEAGRTRLRPILMTTLTTMLGMLPLALGIGQGSEMYQSMAIAVIFGLMVSTLLTLIIIPVLYELVENGVERVKNKFKKKN from the coding sequence ATGGCTATATCATCAATTGCAATAAAAAGACCTGTTTCAGTTATCATGCTTATGATAACCATGGTAGGAATGGGTTTATTAGGATTAAAAAATATGCCAGTAGACCTGATGCCAAATATGAACGTTCCTGTAGTTATGATTCAGACTACTTGGATAGGAGCTACTCCAGAGGATATGGATAGTTTGGTTACCAGAAAAATAGAGGAAGTTATGCCTAATATAGAGGGAATAAAGGAGATGAACTCAACATCATCAGAAAATATATCCTTCGTTGTATTAGAATTTGATTATGGAACAGATACAGATAAAAAAGTAACCGATGTACAGACAGAATTAAATAATATCAGAAATGATCTGCCATCGGATATAGATACTCCCATAGTAAAAAAAATCCAGCCAGGGGGAGAAACGGTAATAGCTGTTACTGTCTCAGCTGAAGATTTGATCTCAGCTAAAAGTTTGGCTGAAAATAGAATTAAGCCCAGGTTTCAGCAGATCTTAGGAGTTGGAAATGTAGAGGTTTACGGTGGATATGAAAAGGAAGTAAAGGTAGAAGTAGACCCGACTAAGATAGAATCTTATGGAATGAACATTGATGACCTTTATAATATAATAGGGCAGTCCAGTACGAATATTCCAGCTGGAACTGTAGAGGAAGGCGGGAAAAGATACCTTATTAAGGTAATGACTGAATTAAAAACCGTAGAAGAGGTACAAAATATAGTAATCAGTAATGAAAATGGTAAGGTTTTATACCTGAAGGATGTAGCTGATGTAAAGCTTGGGAATAAAGATGTAGAAAGTTATAATAGGATGAATGGTACACCTTCAATCTCCATATCGGTAGAAAAATCTACAGATGGAAACTCTGTATCGATCTCAGATGGAGTAAAAGAAGCGATGGAATCTTTATCGCAGACATTGCCAGCAGATGTTAAATTAAGTGTATCCTATGATACATCTATAGACATATCAAACTCTATAAACAATGTAAAAAACAGTGCCATAGCAGGATTGTTCCTTGCTTCAATAGTATTGTTTATATTTTTAAAAGATATCAGAGCGACAATTATCATAGCCATGGCAATACCACTATCTATTGTAGGAGCATTTTTCCTGTTAAATAGTATAGGGGTAGGACTGAATATAATATCTCTTATGGGGCTGTCCTTAGGGGTTGGAATGCTGGTAGATAACGGGGTAGTAGTTCTAGATAATATCTATCGACATATGACAGAGTTGAAAAAACCTAAATTTGAATCTTCCAGAGATGGAGCTTCGGAGATGCTGGTGCCGATCATAGCGTCTACAGCTACCACAGTTGCGGTATTTTTACCTATAGTAATGACTGAAGGTCTGGCTAAGGAAGTATTCTTTGGAATGTCATGGGCAGTAACCTTCTCATTACTGGCTTCATTATTAGTTGCCATGACCTTTGTACCGATGATATCTAATAAGATATTGAAGGAAAAGGTAGTGGAAGTTCAGGATGGAAAATTACTTACCTTTGTAAAGAAGAGATATGTAAAATTATTGTCATTGACATTAAAACATAAGTTAAAGACTTTATTGTTAGTAATAGTAATGTTCTTTGCCATAGTTATACCGGGAATAAAGATAGTTGGAGGAGGATTTATCCCTGCAACAGATGATAATGTATATGTAGTGACAGGAGAAACACCACCGGGAGTAACACTGGATAAAGTTGATTCTATCACCAGAAGGGTAGAAAAAATATTAGAAGCTGATAAATATACAAAAAATATAGAAACTTCGGTAGAGACAGATGGATTTTCTATCAATGTAAAGTTAGATCTGAGAAAAGACAGAGATAAATCGGTATTTGAGATAACAGATGTCATAAGGGAAAAATTAAAAGATATTCCCGATGTAGATTTAAATGTAGCTGACGGATATGCCAAGGGACCTAGCAGTGGTGGAAGGGATATAGAGTTAGATCTTACATCGGATAATGCAGGACAATTGGACAGTTTTGCTGAATTAGTCTTTGCAGAGATGAAAAACATGCCGGAAATAGGGGACTTTAAAAGTAGTTTGACTGGAGGAAGTCCAGAGGCCAGGATAGTAATAGACAGGGAAAAGGCAAGATATTATGGTATAAGGCCGGCAGATATTAATAAGGTAATCTTCTATCAGGTATTAGGATCGAACCCTATAGATCTTAAAACAGATTTAGAGGAGATCGAGGTAAATGTAATGATGCCTGATGAATACAGGAAATCACTGTCGAAGTTGATGACGAGTAAATTAAAATTAGATTCAGGAGATATCATCCAAGTTTCCGATGTGGCTTATATAAAAGTGGTAGAAGGACCAGCGGAAAAAGAAAAATTAAACAGAATCAGAAAGGTAACCTTGAGTGCAAACTTAAGAGGCGGAAATAACAGTAAAACAGTGGAAAAATTAATTACAGAGAAGATAGAGGAATTAGGAGTACCTAATAGTGTAAGTTATAGGTTTGGTGGAGATAACCAAAGAACTGCAGAGATGATGGTACAGTTGAAAAATTCAATGCTTATTGCAATATTCTTAATCTTTGTAATATTGGCTTCTCAATTTGAATCATTGGTGTTGCCGTTTATAATTATGGGATCTGTACCGCTGTCTATAATGGGAGTATATGCAGGGCTGATAGTTACAGGAAAAGAATTTAATGTAATGGTAATGGTAGGAATTATCATGTTAGCTGGTATAGTAGTTAATAATGCCTTAGTATTAATTGACTACATAAAATTATTGATTGCAAGGGGAAGTGAAAGAAGAACAGCGGTCTTAGAAGCTGGTAGAACAAGATTGAGACCAATCCTTATGACAACTTTAACAACTATGTTAGGTATGCTGCCGTTAGCTTTAGGGATAGGTCAGGGATCTGAGATGTATCAGAGTATGGCTATAGCTGTAATTTTTGGATTGATGGTTTCGACATTGTTAACCTTGATAATAATACCGGTACTCTATGAATTGGTAGAAAACGGAGTAGAGAGAGTAAAAAATAAATTCAAAAAGAAAAATTAG
- a CDS encoding TetR/AcrR family transcriptional regulator, with amino-acid sequence MDNKTKKRKKIIEVAVKLFVERGFHGTPTSLIAKEAGIGTGTLFNYFKTKDILINEIFIEIKLEQKESILKDLDGAKTCKMKLKKIWDNLILWGIENSEERKFINYFSNSNFISDNTKTELHKNYKFLLDIFREIIEKKDMRNIDELMLILNFIGSCTFTGKYFHITKEAYDKKISDEPFERFCKSIELGDED; translated from the coding sequence ATGGACAATAAAACAAAAAAAAGAAAAAAAATAATAGAAGTAGCTGTGAAGCTTTTTGTAGAAAGAGGATTTCACGGGACGCCTACTAGTTTGATAGCTAAGGAAGCTGGGATAGGTACAGGAACCTTATTTAATTATTTTAAAACCAAGGATATTTTAATAAATGAAATTTTTATAGAGATAAAATTAGAACAGAAAGAGAGTATTTTAAAGGATCTGGATGGAGCAAAAACCTGTAAAATGAAATTAAAAAAAATTTGGGATAATTTAATTCTATGGGGGATAGAAAATTCAGAGGAGAGAAAATTTATAAATTATTTTAGTAATTCTAATTTTATAAGTGACAATACTAAAACAGAACTTCATAAAAATTATAAATTTTTATTGGATATTTTCAGAGAGATTATAGAGAAAAAAGATATGAGAAATATAGATGAATTGATGCTGATCCTTAATTTTATTGGGAGCTGTACATTTACAGGGAAATATTTTCATATAACGAAGGAGGCTTACGATAAAAAAATATCCGATGAACCCTTTGAAAGATTTTGTAAGAGTATTGAACTAGGTGATGAAGATTAA
- a CDS encoding efflux RND transporter periplasmic adaptor subunit, whose product MNKLMKQMAVLLIALSVVACGKKEENVKEKEEINYKNVKVVDADLSEINKVAVSSGSLDSINEMEEITKSRVDVIKINYKNGDKVKVGDVVLVLENQDVKSAYLDSKARVISTKADYETQKTTYNKYEVLYDEKLISEEEFLDVKNKLASSEGAYRSAKASLLTNEKDYNDLTVKAKINGTIANLDLKLYQKVEKEQPLFKIVDNDNLRILSGVSSQDVVGLKTGARANIYVENSLEPVQGSLYEINPIANPSTRKFEVKIKMENKDSKYKQGMFARVELYTGEKEGILVPKKSVIIEELYSYIFVVNKEDVESENYIVKETNERLVARKIRVNLGISDGENQEVISSDLKESNKVVVVGQYSLNDGDFIKEEN is encoded by the coding sequence ATGAATAAACTAATGAAGCAGATGGCTGTATTACTCATAGCATTGAGTGTAGTAGCTTGCGGAAAAAAAGAGGAGAATGTTAAAGAAAAGGAAGAGATTAATTATAAAAATGTAAAGGTAGTCGATGCTGATTTAAGCGAAATAAATAAAGTAGCAGTATCATCTGGGTCTTTAGATTCTATAAATGAGATGGAAGAAATTACTAAAAGCAGAGTAGATGTTATAAAGATAAACTATAAAAACGGAGATAAAGTAAAGGTCGGAGATGTAGTGTTAGTCTTAGAAAATCAAGATGTAAAATCTGCATATTTAGATTCTAAAGCAAGAGTAATCTCAACAAAGGCAGATTATGAGACGCAGAAAACTACCTATAATAAATATGAAGTTCTTTACGATGAAAAATTAATTTCAGAGGAGGAATTTTTAGATGTCAAAAATAAATTGGCTTCTAGTGAAGGGGCATACAGATCTGCTAAGGCATCACTTTTAACAAATGAAAAAGATTACAATGATCTTACTGTAAAAGCTAAAATAAATGGGACAATAGCAAATTTAGACCTTAAATTATATCAAAAAGTAGAGAAGGAGCAACCACTATTTAAGATCGTGGACAATGACAACTTAAGAATCTTGAGCGGAGTATCCTCCCAGGATGTAGTTGGATTAAAGACAGGAGCAAGAGCTAATATCTATGTGGAAAATTCTTTGGAACCTGTACAGGGATCACTGTATGAGATCAACCCAATAGCTAACCCGTCTACCAGAAAATTTGAAGTAAAGATCAAGATGGAAAATAAAGATTCTAAATATAAGCAGGGGATGTTCGCAAGAGTAGAGTTATATACAGGAGAAAAAGAAGGAATATTGGTGCCTAAAAAATCTGTAATTATTGAGGAATTATATTCATATATATTTGTAGTAAACAAGGAAGATGTTGAATCAGAAAATTATATAGTAAAAGAGACAAACGAAAGGCTGGTAGCCAGAAAGATAAGGGTAAACTTAGGTATCTCCGATGGGGAGAACCAAGAGGTAATAAGCTCAGATTTAAAGGAGTCAAATAAGGTAGTAGTAGTAGGACAATACTCTCTGAATGATGGAGATTTTATAAAGGAAGAGAACTAG
- a CDS encoding sigma-54 dependent transcriptional regulator has product MKKSILAISERKEILKQVRKELLGEYEVITFNNFLDGLDMLRESDFDIILLDQNMTWFTFTEVRRKLNGIGKDFVVVGLIEEETEEVLKDLRGADIYNYLLKPLCIKEFNKLIFPALQSLSILKEKRKLEKKLSDTEEIQEIVGQSTKIKEIKNLIDKIAESDLTVLVSGENGVGKELIAAEIYKKSDRRKKNFMVISCASMSSDIIESELFGYERDVFPGSGSGKVGILEEADGGTVFLDEITGLDIKAQAKLLRVIEYGEFRRVGGNKTKKVDIRFIVSTNKNLKAEVESGKFRSDLYHRLTAFPIEMAPLRERKDDIPLLANYFLNKIVVDIHREMPIISSDTMKYLMEYSYPGNIRELKNIIERMIILSTDRVIGVEDLPLEIKMKSDTLENKTIIGLGPLKEILEKELYNLADVEKVVIATALQKTRWNKQETAKLLGIGRTTLYEKIRRYKLDQKG; this is encoded by the coding sequence GTGAAAAAATCGATTTTAGCAATTTCTGAAAGAAAGGAAATTTTAAAACAGGTAAGAAAAGAGTTGTTAGGTGAATATGAAGTAATTACTTTTAATAATTTTTTAGATGGATTAGATATGTTGAGGGAAAGTGATTTTGACATAATTTTATTGGATCAAAATATGACGTGGTTTACCTTTACAGAGGTAAGAAGAAAATTGAATGGTATAGGAAAAGATTTTGTAGTAGTAGGACTGATAGAGGAAGAAACTGAGGAAGTATTAAAAGACTTAAGAGGTGCTGATATATATAACTACCTATTAAAACCTCTATGTATAAAGGAATTTAATAAATTAATTTTCCCGGCTTTACAAAGCTTATCTATATTAAAGGAAAAGAGAAAGCTGGAAAAAAAATTATCTGATACAGAGGAAATACAAGAGATTGTAGGACAAAGTACTAAGATAAAAGAGATTAAAAATTTAATAGATAAGATAGCAGAAAGTGATCTTACTGTTCTTGTCAGCGGTGAAAATGGTGTAGGAAAAGAACTGATAGCAGCAGAAATCTATAAAAAATCTGACAGAAGAAAGAAAAACTTTATGGTAATCAGTTGTGCATCGATGTCTTCTGATATAATAGAATCAGAGTTATTTGGGTATGAAAGAGATGTTTTCCCAGGATCTGGTTCAGGTAAGGTAGGAATCTTAGAGGAAGCTGACGGAGGAACTGTATTTTTAGATGAAATTACAGGTTTAGATATCAAGGCTCAGGCAAAATTACTTAGAGTAATAGAATATGGTGAATTCAGAAGAGTAGGTGGAAATAAAACTAAGAAGGTAGATATTAGATTTATTGTTTCTACGAATAAAAACCTTAAAGCAGAAGTTGAAAGCGGGAAGTTTAGAAGTGATCTATACCATAGGTTGACAGCTTTCCCTATCGAGATGGCACCATTAAGAGAGAGAAAAGATGATATCCCTCTATTAGCTAACTATTTCCTAAATAAAATAGTTGTAGATATCCATAGAGAGATGCCTATCATCTCAAGCGATACAATGAAATATCTTATGGAGTACTCATATCCTGGAAATATCAGAGAGTTAAAAAATATAATTGAAAGAATGATTATCTTATCTACTGATAGAGTAATCGGAGTAGAAGATCTTCCATTAGAGATCAAGATGAAATCAGATACCCTTGAAAATAAAACAATAATCGGATTGGGACCATTAAAAGAGATATTAGAGAAGGAGCTTTATAATTTAGCAGATGTGGAGAAAGTAGTAATAGCTACAGCCTTACAAAAAACTAGATGGAATAAGCAGGAAACAGCTAAATTGTTAGGAATAGGTAGAACTACATTATATGAAAAGATAAGAAGATATAAGTTAGATCAAAAAGGGTAG
- the eno gene encoding phosphopyruvate hydratase, giving the protein MTRIVEILGREILDSRGNPTVEVDVILECGSMGRAAVPSGASTGEREAVELRDGDKARYLGKGCLKAVENVNTEIREAVLGMDATDQVAIDKKMIALDGTKTKARLGANAILGVSLATAKAAANALGQPLYKYLGGANAKDLPLPMMNILNGGSHADSAVDVQEFMVQPVGATSFREGLRMGTEVFHHLGKILKANGDSTNVGNEGGYAPSKIEGTEGALDIIIEAIKAAGYEPGKDITLALDAAASEFCEGGEDGEKLYNFKREGGVKRTTTEMVAWYAELVEKYPITSIEDGLDENDWKGFASMREKMGDKVQIVGDDLLVTNTEYLEKGIELKSANSILIKLNQIGTLTETLEAIEMAKKAGWTAVVSHRSGETADDTIADVAVATNAGQIKTGSASRSDRMAKYNQLLRIEEQLGESAVYQGMGVFYNLNK; this is encoded by the coding sequence ATGACTAGAATAGTAGAAATTTTAGGAAGAGAAATATTAGACTCAAGAGGAAACCCAACAGTAGAGGTTGACGTAATCTTAGAATGTGGATCAATGGGAAGAGCAGCAGTGCCTTCAGGAGCATCAACAGGAGAAAGAGAAGCGGTTGAATTAAGAGATGGAGATAAAGCTAGATACCTAGGTAAAGGATGTTTAAAAGCTGTTGAAAACGTAAATACTGAAATCAGAGAAGCTGTTTTAGGAATGGACGCAACTGATCAAGTAGCTATAGATAAAAAGATGATTGCTTTAGACGGAACTAAAACAAAAGCAAGATTAGGAGCAAACGCAATATTAGGTGTATCTTTAGCAACTGCAAAGGCTGCAGCAAACGCTTTAGGACAACCTTTATATAAATACTTAGGTGGAGCAAATGCAAAAGATTTACCATTACCAATGATGAACATCTTAAATGGTGGATCACATGCTGACTCAGCTGTAGATGTACAAGAATTTATGGTACAACCAGTAGGAGCTACATCATTTAGAGAAGGATTAAGAATGGGAACTGAAGTATTCCATCACTTAGGAAAAATCTTAAAAGCTAACGGAGATTCTACAAACGTAGGAAACGAAGGTGGATATGCACCATCTAAAATAGAAGGAACTGAAGGAGCTTTAGATATTATCATTGAAGCTATAAAAGCTGCTGGATATGAGCCAGGGAAAGATATCACTTTAGCATTAGACGCTGCTGCATCTGAATTCTGTGAAGGTGGAGAAGATGGAGAAAAGTTATACAACTTCAAAAGAGAAGGTGGAGTTAAGAGAACAACTACTGAAATGGTAGCATGGTATGCAGAGTTAGTAGAAAAGTATCCTATTACATCTATCGAAGATGGATTAGACGAAAATGACTGGAAAGGTTTCGCATCTATGAGAGAAAAGATGGGAGATAAAGTTCAAATAGTTGGAGACGACCTATTAGTAACTAACACTGAATACTTAGAGAAAGGAATAGAGTTAAAATCTGCAAACTCTATCTTAATCAAATTAAACCAAATTGGTACTTTAACTGAAACTTTAGAAGCTATCGAGATGGCTAAGAAAGCAGGATGGACTGCTGTAGTATCTCATAGATCTGGAGAAACTGCTGATGATACAATCGCTGACGTTGCAGTAGCAACTAACGCAGGTCAAATCAAAACTGGTTCTGCATCAAGATCAGATAGAATGGCTAAATACAATCAATTATTAAGAATTGAAGAGCAATTAGGAGAATCTGCTGTATACCAAGGTATGGGAGTATTCTACAACTTAAATAAATAA